A stretch of Pseudomonas taetrolens DNA encodes these proteins:
- a CDS encoding sigma-54-dependent Fis family transcriptional regulator, whose protein sequence is MTRPSAQTTPGELAAFVNDHFSGRGISPDGVIAQSWYRSVVEHRLDPGAASRENILSAEDIRRHQQQHQHYLAIASQGVSGLAKRVAPAGFAVLLSDEHGITLDSRLPSQPDDYTRSGLVIGARWDESLVGTNGIGTTLAAAQPLIIHREEHFLTSNFRLSCSVAPIFDAQGLLRGCLNATCLNSDGPRESQYLTLQLVILYARLIENAHFRQSYRDRLTLSLKPIDDIADLANEQLLALDEGGRVIGANRAAFVAMNHAARQTLVGLPIDSLLPVTVSELLRLTQGGARGVRLRALHDEALLDVGLRIPSEQHRQPPPVVARPAPLAHPDLQQLAGADVRLQQSVRHVRKVIDKGITILITGETGTGKEAFARAIHHASSRRDAPFIALNCAAIPETLIESELFGYRAGSFTGASKKGMKGKLELANGGTLFLDEIGDMPAHLQTRLLRVLAEREISPLGAEVPVALDVQVVAATHQDLHTMVREKHFREDLFYRLAGMNLTLPALRERSDRAELIDRLLAVQQDAQGVRLAPEARQYLLDHPWPGNIRQLLNCLRYAVALAEGGVIDLECLPAEVLAPPPASLPSTDRPWAGSLSEQLSDDEARRLHATLRRHRWNISAAATDLGISRSTLYRKMKKQGVIPPNNQP, encoded by the coding sequence ATGACCCGGCCCAGCGCCCAGACCACACCCGGCGAGCTCGCGGCATTCGTCAACGACCATTTTTCCGGACGCGGCATCAGTCCGGACGGGGTGATCGCCCAGTCCTGGTACCGCAGCGTTGTGGAGCATCGCCTCGATCCTGGTGCCGCCAGCCGCGAGAACATCCTCAGCGCCGAGGATATCCGCCGTCATCAGCAGCAACATCAACACTACCTCGCCATCGCCAGCCAGGGTGTCAGCGGCCTGGCCAAGCGCGTGGCGCCAGCCGGTTTCGCCGTGCTGCTCAGTGACGAGCACGGTATTACCCTCGACTCTCGACTGCCCAGCCAGCCCGATGACTACACCCGCTCAGGGCTGGTGATCGGCGCCCGCTGGGACGAGTCACTGGTCGGCACCAACGGGATCGGCACCACCCTGGCGGCAGCTCAGCCGCTGATCATCCACCGTGAAGAACACTTCCTGACGTCCAACTTCCGCCTGAGCTGCTCGGTGGCGCCGATCTTTGATGCCCAGGGCCTGTTGCGTGGCTGCCTGAATGCCACCTGCCTGAACAGCGATGGCCCCCGGGAAAGCCAGTACCTGACGCTGCAACTGGTCATCCTCTACGCCCGGCTGATCGAGAACGCGCATTTTCGCCAGAGCTACCGCGATCGTCTGACGCTGTCCCTCAAGCCCATCGATGACATCGCCGACCTGGCCAATGAACAACTGCTCGCACTGGATGAAGGCGGACGTGTCATCGGCGCCAACCGCGCCGCGTTTGTTGCCATGAACCACGCGGCCCGGCAAACGCTGGTAGGACTGCCCATCGACAGCCTGCTGCCGGTCACGGTGAGTGAGTTGCTCCGGCTCACTCAGGGCGGCGCGCGAGGCGTGCGACTGCGTGCCCTGCATGACGAAGCCTTGCTGGACGTCGGCCTACGAATTCCCTCCGAACAGCACCGCCAGCCCCCGCCCGTGGTGGCACGGCCGGCCCCCCTTGCCCACCCGGATCTGCAACAACTCGCCGGCGCGGACGTCCGGCTGCAACAGAGCGTGCGCCACGTGCGCAAGGTGATCGACAAAGGCATTACGATACTCATCACCGGCGAGACAGGTACCGGCAAGGAAGCCTTCGCCCGTGCCATTCACCATGCCAGCAGCCGGCGCGACGCGCCCTTTATTGCCTTGAACTGCGCGGCAATCCCCGAAACGCTGATCGAAAGCGAACTCTTCGGCTACCGCGCAGGCAGCTTCACCGGCGCCAGCAAGAAAGGCATGAAAGGCAAGCTGGAGCTGGCAAACGGCGGCACCTTGTTTCTCGACGAAATCGGCGACATGCCGGCCCACCTGCAGACCCGTCTGCTGCGGGTGCTGGCGGAGCGTGAAATTTCCCCGCTGGGCGCCGAGGTGCCCGTCGCTCTGGATGTTCAGGTGGTCGCCGCGACCCACCAGGACCTGCACACCATGGTCCGCGAGAAACACTTTCGCGAAGACCTGTTCTACCGCCTGGCAGGCATGAACCTGACGCTCCCGGCCTTGCGTGAACGCAGTGACCGCGCCGAGTTGATCGACCGCCTGCTCGCCGTTCAACAAGATGCCCAAGGCGTGCGACTGGCCCCCGAGGCCCGCCAGTACCTGCTGGATCACCCATGGCCCGGCAATATCCGCCAACTGCTGAACTGCCTGCGGTATGCCGTGGCCCTGGCTGAAGGTGGGGTCATCGATCTGGAGTGCCTGCCAGCAGAAGTGCTGGCGCCCCCGCCAGCCTCCTTGCCGAGCACCGACAGGCCATGGGCTGGCAGCCTGAGCGAGCAACTGAGCGACGACGAAGCCCGGCGATTGCATGCGACGCTGCGTCGGCACCGCTGGAACATCAGCGCCGCCGCAACGGATCTGGGCATCTCGCGCTCAACCCTGTACCGCAAGATGAAAAAACAGGGCGTTATCCCGCCTAACAACCAACCCTGA
- the dctM gene encoding C4-dicarboxylate TRAP transporter large permease protein DctM, with amino-acid sequence MTVICLFLLLFVFMFLGVPVAISLGLSGAVSILLFSPDSLSSLAIKLFETSDSYTFLAIPFFLLSGAFMTTGGVAQRLIDFANACVGHIRGGLAIAAVLACMLFAALSGSSPATVAAVGSIAVAGMVRSGYPKEFGAGIICNAGTLGILIPPSIVMVVYSAATETSVGKLFMAGVIPGLLLGVILMVVIYIVARVKNLPAQPRATFREWLHTAQRAFWGLLLLVIILGGIYSGLFTPTEAAAVAAVYSAFIALFVYKDMSLKECPKVLLESGRLTIMLLFIIANAMLFAHVLTTEQIPQQITNWVLSEGLTPLGFLIMVNIVLLIAGSFMEPSAIILILAPIFFPIAMKLGIDPIHLGIVMVVNMEIGLVHPPVGLNLFVTSAVTGLTLGQTIRAAMPWLSILLLFLLLVTYVPFISLALPTWLGMP; translated from the coding sequence ATGACTGTTATCTGTCTGTTCCTCCTGTTGTTCGTCTTCATGTTCCTGGGCGTGCCCGTTGCGATTTCATTGGGCCTGTCAGGAGCGGTGTCGATCCTGCTGTTCAGTCCGGACTCCTTGAGTTCACTGGCCATCAAACTGTTCGAGACCTCTGACAGCTATACCTTCCTGGCCATCCCGTTCTTCCTGCTGTCCGGCGCCTTCATGACCACCGGGGGCGTGGCCCAGCGCCTGATCGACTTTGCCAACGCCTGCGTCGGCCATATCCGTGGCGGTCTGGCCATTGCAGCGGTGCTGGCGTGCATGCTGTTCGCAGCACTGTCGGGCTCGTCACCGGCGACCGTAGCTGCCGTGGGTTCGATTGCCGTTGCAGGCATGGTGCGCTCCGGTTATCCGAAGGAGTTCGGCGCGGGCATCATCTGTAACGCCGGCACCCTGGGCATCCTGATTCCACCTTCGATCGTGATGGTGGTGTATTCGGCGGCGACCGAGACATCCGTGGGCAAGCTGTTCATGGCCGGTGTCATACCCGGCCTGTTGCTGGGTGTGATCCTGATGGTGGTGATTTACATCGTCGCCCGGGTCAAGAACCTGCCGGCCCAGCCGCGCGCAACATTCCGCGAGTGGTTGCACACCGCCCAGCGTGCCTTCTGGGGCCTGCTGTTGCTGGTGATTATCCTCGGCGGGATCTACAGCGGCCTGTTCACTCCGACTGAAGCGGCGGCGGTGGCCGCAGTGTACTCGGCGTTCATTGCCTTGTTCGTTTACAAGGACATGAGCCTCAAGGAGTGCCCTAAAGTCCTGCTGGAATCAGGCAGGCTGACGATCATGCTGCTGTTCATCATCGCCAACGCGATGCTGTTCGCCCATGTCCTGACCACTGAGCAGATCCCTCAGCAAATTACCAACTGGGTGCTCTCAGAGGGCCTGACACCCCTCGGTTTCCTGATCATGGTCAATATCGTCCTGCTGATTGCCGGCAGCTTCATGGAGCCCTCGGCGATCATCCTGATCCTGGCACCGATCTTCTTCCCGATCGCCATGAAGCTGGGCATTGACCCGATCCACCTGGGCATCGTCATGGTGGTCAACATGGAGATTGGCCTGGTACATCCGCCGGTGGGCCTGAACCTGTTCGTTACCTCCGCCGTGACCGGTCTGACCCTGGGCCAGACCATCCGTGCCGCTATGCCGTGGCTGTCCATCCTGCTGCTGTTCCTGCTCCTGGTAACGTACGTACCCTTTATCTCCCTTGCGTTGCCTACCTGGCTGGGCATGCCCTAG
- a CDS encoding TRAP transporter small permease produces the protein MQTLRRVWEHFEEGMIAFLLAAMTLVTFVYVMLNNLYTLFYTLSDRWAFSSDFFAAIGDHLMGYAQEMTWSVALTKALFGWLIFFGISYGVRTAGHLGVDVLVKKTGKATQRVLAMIACACCLAYAGLFLVASVKWVSALLVAGIGAEDLDRYGIQIGHIAIIVPIGFALIIVRYLEILYRIYTHRQLGLGLADEAAEASKLANPGEEHH, from the coding sequence ATGCAAACGCTCAGGCGAGTCTGGGAGCATTTCGAGGAAGGGATGATTGCCTTCCTCCTGGCTGCCATGACGCTGGTGACGTTCGTCTACGTCATGTTGAATAACTTATATACGTTGTTTTATACGCTCAGCGATCGATGGGCGTTCAGCAGCGATTTTTTCGCGGCAATCGGCGACCACTTGATGGGATACGCCCAGGAAATGACCTGGAGCGTCGCCTTGACCAAGGCCCTGTTTGGCTGGCTGATTTTTTTCGGTATTTCCTATGGGGTGCGCACGGCGGGCCATCTGGGTGTCGACGTGCTGGTCAAGAAAACCGGCAAAGCGACACAACGGGTGCTGGCCATGATTGCCTGCGCCTGCTGTCTGGCCTACGCCGGCCTGTTCCTGGTGGCGAGCGTCAAATGGGTCTCGGCCCTGCTGGTTGCCGGCATCGGTGCCGAAGACCTCGATCGCTATGGCATCCAGATCGGCCACATCGCGATCATCGTGCCCATCGGTTTCGCTCTGATCATCGTGCGTTACCTGGAAATCCTGTACCGCATCTATACCCATCGTCAGCTCGGCCTGGGGCTGGCAGACGAAGCGGCGGAAGCCAGCAAACTGGCGAATCCCGGTGAGGAGCACCACTGA
- a CDS encoding TRAP transporter substrate-binding protein: MLKLTKALFCAAAVSMAGLAQAADPIVIKFAHVVAENTPKGQGALMFQKRVAADPKLKDKIKVEVYPNSSLFGDGKEMEALLLGDVQMLAPSLAKFEHYNKQVQIFDLPFLFNDLAAVDRFQQGPQGKALLTSMDDKGIHGLAYWHNGLKQLSANKKVILPKDARGLKFRVQASSVLEEQFKAIRANPRKMSFAEVYQGLQTGTVNGTENTWSNYESQKVHEVQPFFTETNHGLIDYMVITNAKFWNSLPEDVRGELQAIMDQVTVEVNKQAEALNQTAKQKIIDAKTSEIDTLTAEQRQQWREAMRPVWDKFSNDIGADLIKAADGANKDS, encoded by the coding sequence ATGTTGAAGCTGACCAAGGCGCTGTTCTGCGCCGCCGCAGTCTCCATGGCAGGCCTGGCTCAGGCGGCCGACCCCATTGTCATCAAGTTCGCCCATGTGGTGGCGGAGAACACGCCCAAGGGACAAGGCGCCTTGATGTTCCAGAAACGAGTGGCTGCCGACCCCAAGCTGAAGGATAAAATCAAGGTCGAGGTGTACCCGAACTCGTCATTGTTTGGCGACGGCAAGGAGATGGAAGCCTTGTTGCTGGGTGATGTGCAGATGCTGGCGCCGTCCCTCGCGAAATTCGAGCACTACAACAAACAGGTGCAAATCTTCGACCTGCCCTTCCTGTTCAACGACCTGGCGGCTGTCGACCGCTTCCAGCAAGGTCCGCAGGGTAAAGCGTTGCTGACCTCGATGGATGACAAGGGCATCCACGGCCTGGCTTACTGGCATAACGGCCTCAAGCAACTGTCGGCCAACAAGAAAGTGATCCTGCCCAAGGATGCGCGTGGCCTGAAGTTCCGCGTCCAGGCCTCCAGCGTGCTTGAAGAGCAATTCAAGGCCATCCGTGCCAACCCGCGCAAAATGAGCTTTGCCGAGGTTTATCAGGGCCTGCAGACCGGCACGGTCAATGGTACCGAGAACACCTGGTCCAACTACGAAAGCCAGAAGGTCCACGAAGTACAGCCATTTTTCACCGAGACCAACCATGGCCTGATCGATTACATGGTCATCACCAACGCCAAGTTCTGGAACAGCTTGCCGGAAGATGTTCGCGGTGAACTGCAAGCGATCATGGATCAAGTGACCGTTGAAGTGAACAAGCAGGCTGAAGCGCTGAACCAGACCGCGAAACAGAAAATCATCGACGCCAAGACCAGCGAAATCGACACGCTGACAGCTGAGCAACGACAGCAATGGCGCGAAGCCATGCGCCCGGTCTGGGACAAGTTTTCCAACGACATCGGCGCGGACCTGATCAAGGCCGCGGACGGCGCCAACAAGGATTCGTAA
- a CDS encoding HpcH/HpaI aldolase/citrate lyase family protein: MSRSIVRTALFVPGSRPERFAKALAAGADAVIVDFEDAVEEVFKPQARLNLAAFLQQAPQVSVWVRVNAPDHHEHAADLAFCTQQPGVAGVLLPKVESAAQVRAVRHTGKPVWPIIETAKGLLALEQIAHAEGVERLSFGSLDLALDLNLNTGTEAAGLFLDQARMSVQLHSRGANLLAPLDGVFPAIGDLEGLQRAVRHAYDMGYGGALCIHPKQVAVIHGALAPSPDDLEWAHRVVEASSAANGAGAFQLDGQMVDAPVLLRAQRLLAQIAG, encoded by the coding sequence ATGTCCAGATCCATTGTCCGCACTGCACTGTTTGTACCCGGCAGTCGACCCGAACGTTTTGCCAAGGCACTGGCCGCTGGCGCCGATGCGGTCATTGTCGATTTCGAGGATGCCGTTGAGGAAGTGTTTAAACCCCAGGCGCGCCTGAACCTGGCGGCCTTTCTGCAGCAGGCGCCGCAGGTATCGGTCTGGGTGCGCGTCAACGCACCGGACCACCACGAGCACGCGGCCGACCTGGCGTTCTGCACGCAACAGCCCGGGGTGGCGGGCGTCCTGCTGCCCAAGGTGGAAAGTGCGGCTCAAGTGCGTGCCGTCCGGCATACCGGCAAACCCGTGTGGCCTATCATTGAAACCGCCAAAGGCTTGCTGGCGCTGGAGCAGATTGCCCATGCCGAGGGCGTGGAACGTCTGTCGTTCGGCAGCCTCGACCTCGCCCTGGACCTGAACCTGAACACCGGCACGGAAGCGGCCGGGCTCTTTCTCGATCAGGCGCGCATGTCGGTGCAACTTCATTCCCGTGGCGCCAACCTGCTTGCGCCCCTGGACGGCGTGTTTCCGGCCATCGGCGACCTTGAAGGACTGCAACGGGCTGTTCGACACGCTTATGACATGGGGTATGGTGGTGCCCTGTGCATTCATCCGAAGCAGGTGGCCGTCATTCATGGTGCCCTTGCCCCCAGCCCGGACGATCTGGAATGGGCGCACAGAGTGGTCGAAGCGAGTTCGGCCGCGAACGGTGCCGGTGCCTTCCAGCTGGATGGGCAGATGGTGGATGCCCCGGTGTTGCTGCGGGCTCAGCGGCTTTTGGCTCAGATCGCCGGCTGA